From a single Apium graveolens cultivar Ventura chromosome 2, ASM990537v1, whole genome shotgun sequence genomic region:
- the LOC141707546 gene encoding FRIGIDA-like protein 3: MLVGAQMERRIYKVNSVMEDTQSVATLLEATTSKIQQLQKAFEELESHRAVTLNMKWKQLEEHFHGLEKSLKNRFNELKDQEKEYEEKTIKAQAILVKREADVKAKEKALLERLQKKRDAAVFAVTNVAKNHKKARVEPFVFTTDFEGMAQFEDEKPPDIIAPTKKLNDIKRFSQNKNVQVKSFPQLVNLCQENDSAGLHKFISDNRKNLAAIKEEIPIAFQAAADPASLVLDSLQGFYNMKLANLDGKKDSNLLGVRRTCIMLMECLSLLIVNLSLESVSYVISDNVKNRAKNIAEEWKPKLNGLDVDASNGNSLEAHAFLQLLATFGINSDFDQGILSKLIPMVSRRHQTAELCRSLGLSEKMPGVIDVLVSNGRQIDAVNLAFAFELTEKYSPVLLLKSYLANAERVPSPVKSPNSSPTVQNEVNERELTALKAVIKCIEEHKLQEQYPPDPLQKLVAQLEKAKADKKRVSEVSKPQPKRPRASGIGCLPRVANVAAEKIFYPRVTDRYTQYMYNRSYAYPGPTENLVPSHMGTATYHLSPAHGNYFGNAYQYPAPYLH; encoded by the exons ATGCTAGTAGGCGCACAGATGGAGAGAAGGATATATAAAG TAAATTCTGTGATGGAAGACACACAGTCAGTTGCTACACTGTTAGAGGCAACTACTTCTAAAATACAGCAGCTTCAAAAAGCTTTTGAAGAGCTTGAAAGTCACCGAGCAGTAACACTTAACATGAAATGGAAGCAACTTGAAGAGCACTTCCATGGGCTTGAAAAGTCCCTAAAAAACCGTTTCAATGAACTGAAAGATCAAGAAAAAGAGTATGAAGAAAAAACAATTAAAGCCCAAGCGATCCTGGTAAAGCGTGAAGCAGATGTTAAGGCCAAGGAAAAGGCTCTATTGGAAAGGCTTCAAAAGAAGAGAGATGCTGCTGTCTTTGCTGTCACcaatgttgccaaaaatcataAAAAGGCACGTGTCGAACCTTTCGTTTTCACTACTGATTTTGAAGGGATGGCTCAGTTTGAGGACGAGAAGCCACCTGATATCATAGCCCCTACTAAAAAATTAAATGATATCAAAAGGTTTTCTCAGAACAAAAATGTACAGGTGAAGTCATTTCCTCAGCTTGTAAACTTGTGCCAAGAGAATGATTCAGCAGGGCTACATAAGTTCATATCAGATAACCGTAAGAATCTTGCAGCCATAAAAGAGGAGATTCCAATTGCATTTCAAGCTGCTGCTGATCCAGCCAGTCTAGTGCTGGACTCCCTCCAGGGTTTCTACAATATGAAATTGGCAAATTTGGATGggaaaaaggattcaaatcttCTCGGCGTACGTAGAACCTGTATCATGTTGATGGAGTGTCTTAGCCTTCTAATTGTAAACCTTAGCCTGGAGTCTGTTTCTTATGTAATCTCCGACAATGTAAAAAACAGAGCCAAGAATATTGCCGAAGAGTGGAAGCCAAAATTAAATGGTCTTGATGTGGATGCCAGCAATGGGAACTCACTGGAAGCTCATGCATTCTTACAACTTCTTGCTACTTTTGGTATTAATTCAGATTTTGATCAGGGAATTTTATCTAAGCTGATACCAATGGTCTCTCGTCGCCACCAAACAGCAGAATTGTGTCGCTCTCTTGGATTGTCTGAGAAAATGCCAG GTGTTATTGATGTGTTGGTCAGTAATGGAAGACAGATTGATGCTGTTAATCTAGCATTTGCCTTTGAGCTTACAGAGAAGTACTCCCCGGTTTTACTACTAAAATCGTACTTAGCAAATGCAGAGAGAGTCCCCTCACCAGTCAAATCTCCAAACTCCTCGCCTACTGTTCAG AATGAGGTTAATGAAAGGGAATTGACTGCACTTAAGGCTGTGATCAAGTGCATCGAGGAACACAAGCTTCAAGAGCAGTACCCACCAGACCCTCTCCAGAAGCTGGTTGCCCAGCTGGAGAAAGCAAAAGCAGACAAGAAAAGAGTGTCTGAAGTTTCAAAACCTCAACCTAAAAGACCTCGAGCAAGTGGTATTGGATGTCTACCAAGAGTAGCTAATGTTGCTGCTGAGAAGATCTTTTATCCTAGAGTGACTGATAGGTATACGCAATACATGTATAACAGATCATATGCATATCCTGGACCAACTGAGAACCTTGTTCCCTCACATATGGGTACTGCGACTTACCACCTCTCTCCTGCTCATGGAAATTACTTTGGGAACGCCTACCAATACCCAGCTCCTTATCTTCACTAG